From a region of the Chondrinema litorale genome:
- a CDS encoding RagB/SusD family nutrient uptake outer membrane protein — MNYRKLYIYLIAVLSVLASCSDDILDTKPLDGYSEIDVFADEALLRNYVNGTYRGFRHPFDNENSLTDGLTDNAFNQHGSAEGTIKTYTRAEVNPSNGEGITRSLWATAYAYIRRTNVYFEGTVDSQINEEALSVMDGEMRFIRAFLYFDLLRWYGGVPLITTTFELDDENMAVSRNSSEEIASFIVEECDLAIEELLSVADGDYELGRASIEAAMALKARTLLYIASPLYNEEGDMSRWQAASDANQAVMELSTVSLVQAADNPNAYGELFTADFTEEAIFSRYFTEVNNQGYGVNTWLFPNSNGGWANTTPSQDLVDSYELTNGNLPSNPESGYDDQDPYVNRDPRFYQTILYNGAPFKDAEYEYFLDINDPTNSALAGKDSRYSTISAHNASRTGYNFRKWVQEDEGEYSGNTGPWIIFRKAEFYLNYAEAQIALGNESEARTAINEVRERVGMPPLTVSGEELVERYRNERRVELVLEDHRFFDVRRWTIAPEEFSETVTGVNVYKDGDDYVYSYDLITDDTKVWEDRMYFLPIPIDEVQRSGNSLEQNPGYQ; from the coding sequence ATGAATTATAGAAAATTATATATATATCTGATCGCAGTATTGTCAGTATTAGCTTCATGTTCTGATGATATACTAGATACAAAACCACTAGATGGTTATAGCGAAATAGACGTTTTCGCTGATGAAGCCTTATTAAGGAATTATGTAAATGGAACTTATAGAGGTTTTCGTCATCCATTTGATAATGAAAACTCATTAACAGATGGACTAACGGATAATGCTTTTAATCAGCATGGTAGTGCAGAGGGTACTATTAAAACCTATACAAGAGCAGAAGTAAACCCAAGTAATGGTGAAGGTATCACTAGAAGCTTATGGGCAACTGCTTATGCTTATATTAGAAGAACAAATGTTTATTTTGAAGGAACTGTAGATTCTCAAATAAATGAAGAAGCACTTTCTGTGATGGATGGTGAAATGCGGTTTATTAGAGCATTTCTTTATTTCGATCTATTAAGATGGTATGGTGGTGTTCCTTTGATTACAACTACATTTGAGCTAGATGATGAAAATATGGCAGTTTCAAGAAACTCATCAGAAGAAATAGCTAGCTTTATTGTTGAAGAATGTGACTTAGCAATCGAAGAATTATTATCTGTTGCTGATGGTGATTACGAATTAGGTAGAGCTTCAATAGAAGCAGCAATGGCTCTAAAAGCACGTACTTTATTATACATTGCTAGTCCATTATATAATGAAGAAGGAGACATGTCTAGATGGCAAGCAGCTAGCGATGCTAATCAAGCTGTTATGGAATTATCAACAGTTTCTTTAGTACAAGCTGCTGATAATCCAAATGCCTACGGTGAGTTATTTACTGCAGACTTTACTGAAGAAGCAATCTTTTCAAGATATTTCACAGAAGTAAATAACCAAGGTTATGGAGTAAATACTTGGCTTTTTCCAAACAGTAATGGAGGTTGGGCTAATACTACTCCTTCTCAAGATTTGGTAGATAGTTATGAGTTAACTAATGGTAACTTACCTTCAAACCCAGAATCAGGTTACGATGATCAAGATCCTTATGTTAACCGTGATCCAAGATTCTACCAAACCATTCTTTATAATGGAGCTCCTTTTAAAGATGCTGAATATGAGTACTTTTTAGATATAAATGATCCTACCAATTCTGCATTAGCAGGTAAAGATTCTCGTTACTCTACAATTTCTGCACATAATGCATCAAGAACAGGATATAACTTCCGTAAGTGGGTGCAAGAAGACGAAGGAGAATATTCTGGTAACACTGGTCCATGGATCATATTCAGAAAAGCAGAATTCTATCTTAACTATGCTGAAGCACAAATTGCTTTAGGCAATGAGAGTGAAGCTAGAACAGCAATCAATGAAGTTAGAGAAAGAGTTGGAATGCCTCCTTTAACAGTGAGTGGCGAAGAATTAGTAGAGAGATACAGAAATGAAAGAAGAGTAGAGTTGGTGTTAGAAGATCATAGATTCTTTGATGTAAGAAGATGGACTATTGCTCCTGAAGAGTTTTCTGAAACTGTTACTGGGGTAAATGTTTACAAAGATGGTGATGATTATGTCTATAGTTACGATTTAATTACAGACGACACTAAAGTGTGGGAAGATAGAATGTATTTCTTACCAATTCCAATTGATGAAGTTCAAAGAAGTGGAAATTCACTTGAACAAAATCCTGGCTACCAATAA
- a CDS encoding RNA polymerase sigma factor codes for MAGLRVTHNKSLNEQTNSLSEQRDLSKFDNLPDFNIWTSFKKGEDAAFNYIYKKYFYQLYNYGNQFINDADVIQDLIQDLFIELREKRKNLGDVESIKFYLYKILKRKILHYKKKNVTDLFSDSWMYEKAFDITLSHETNLINTQISKETKEKLSKVMNMLSKRQKEIIIYYFYEGMTYKQIAELMDFSKVEHARVLVSRSIAKLREEIKKYSISLFIICFVGLVKWINS; via the coding sequence ATGGCAGGCTTAAGGGTAACGCATAATAAAAGTCTTAATGAACAAACAAACAGCTTATCAGAACAAAGAGATCTGAGTAAGTTTGACAATTTACCCGACTTTAATATTTGGACTTCATTTAAAAAAGGTGAAGACGCTGCATTCAATTATATCTACAAAAAATACTTTTATCAATTATACAATTATGGTAATCAGTTTATAAATGATGCCGATGTAATTCAAGATCTTATACAAGATTTGTTTATAGAGTTACGAGAAAAGAGAAAGAATTTGGGTGATGTTGAATCTATCAAATTCTATCTATATAAAATCCTCAAAAGAAAAATACTCCACTACAAAAAGAAAAATGTAACTGATTTATTCAGTGATTCTTGGATGTACGAAAAAGCCTTCGACATCACACTATCCCACGAAACAAATCTCATCAATACTCAAATAAGTAAAGAAACTAAGGAAAAGCTTAGTAAGGTAATGAATATGCTTTCTAAAAGGCAAAAAGAGATTATTATCTATTATTTCTATGAGGGTATGACTTACAAGCAAATTGCCGAACTCATGGATTTTTCTAAAGTAGAACATGCCAGAGTTTTAGTGAGTAGGTCAATTGCAAAGTTGAGAGAAGAAATAAAAAAATACAGCATATCGCTTTTTATAATCTGCTTTGTAGGGCTTGTAAAGTGGATTAATTCCTAA
- a CDS encoding SusC/RagA family TonB-linked outer membrane protein: protein MHSVGAESGYPWVAFDLFFFTKNLGKYMQWKFLQQIWVMSKYLLYGLTLQIFFAGMLLAGPGNAQTEKKLDEIYLSYDFNGKDLKQIFKFLEKETEFAFSYNNFIVNESQKIELSGNQNSLYNILSELSSKANLRFKRINGSIYVTNAPEGDKNNDKVVEEIEAVQIRVTGTVTGSDGNEPLPGVSILIKDSNEGTTTDIYGNYSLNVNQGDVLQYSFIGYNTSEIEVGSKTEIDVILQVSTEQLEEVIIVGYGTQEKKEVTGAIAQIESKEILKSSAVSVSNALAGRVPGLIVNQTNSEPGRDEASVYVRGMGTTGNNAALIVIDGVANRDGISRIDPNDIESMTVLKDASAAIYGAQAANGVILITTKRGKTGKPSIKYSFNQGFVSPTRKMELADAALYTKSVNAWSVQQGQGEIYTDEQIAAYESGAEPSTDWLDEVYKNHSLQNRHSLTVSGGTDVVTYFLSAGTTFQNGLVTDDDITEYRQYNIRSNVDINLSKRLNIGFDLAGRREDRNWLQYEDATIYGSTIRSAPIIPATIDGLPARGRENQNPLAIAQGPGYLAQDRDVFNGTFKAEYDIPGVEGLSVDGFAAIDIFTGQRKHFFQQYSFYDDLDGDGIPEEQKGGPSQSDTYLRQDDQNSQSITLHAKIKYERQFGDHNIAAFMAYEQNKVQADTFWVQRRGFESDQIDQIFAGSADTDNHSNYGWAAQSARQNYFGRVAYTLKDRYMFQFHFRYDGSDIFPSGERFGFFPGVSAGWRISEESFFNVPVISSLKLRGSWGKLGNDRVGRFQYLNLFSYGAANGGYVFDGANVNVLIPGVAPNPAITWETKNTTNFGLDAGFFEDRLSFVLDVFFENRKSILTARNVTVPNYTGLILPDENIGEVENKGFDAQLTYRNKIGPVNFNIGSNITYARNKIIFMDEAGLYPEDYQSREGHPIGSSLVYDYIGIYRTQEDLDTYPGLEGTRLGDPIFRDVNGDGILNTSDRIREERTNIPQLQYGFNLGLQYKGFDFSALFQGQARVSQYLRYTFNNGNNALAYFLENAWTEDNPNASLPAFNRGTTNDRLNNLWLRDVSFLRLKNIELGYSLPTSLVTKIGFQNVRVYVNGYNLLTFDGLKKDGLTDPESVNIEGWQFPHTKSVNFGFNLTF, encoded by the coding sequence ATGCATTCCGTTGGCGCAGAGTCTGGATACCCTTGGGTAGCTTTTGATTTATTTTTTTTCACCAAAAACTTAGGTAAATATATGCAATGGAAGTTTCTACAACAAATTTGGGTCATGTCGAAATATCTACTTTATGGTCTCACCCTTCAGATATTTTTTGCGGGCATGTTGTTAGCTGGTCCTGGCAATGCGCAAACAGAAAAAAAGCTTGACGAGATTTATTTGTCTTACGATTTTAATGGTAAAGACCTTAAACAAATTTTTAAGTTTCTTGAAAAAGAAACTGAATTCGCTTTCTCTTACAACAACTTTATTGTTAATGAATCACAGAAGATAGAACTCTCTGGAAATCAAAATTCATTATACAATATCCTTTCAGAACTTTCTTCTAAAGCCAACTTAAGGTTTAAGAGAATAAATGGAAGCATTTATGTAACCAATGCACCTGAAGGAGATAAAAACAATGATAAAGTTGTAGAAGAAATAGAGGCAGTACAAATAAGAGTTACTGGTACTGTAACAGGTTCTGATGGTAATGAACCTCTTCCAGGAGTAAGTATTCTTATTAAAGATTCTAACGAAGGTACTACAACAGACATTTATGGTAATTATAGCTTAAATGTTAATCAGGGAGATGTATTACAATATAGTTTTATTGGTTACAATACCTCAGAAATAGAAGTTGGAAGTAAAACGGAAATTGATGTAATATTACAAGTTTCTACTGAACAGTTAGAAGAAGTTATAATAGTTGGTTATGGAACACAAGAAAAAAAGGAAGTAACTGGTGCTATTGCTCAAATCGAAAGTAAAGAAATTCTTAAAAGTTCAGCAGTTTCTGTATCGAATGCTTTGGCTGGTAGAGTTCCTGGTTTAATTGTAAACCAAACAAACTCAGAACCTGGTAGAGATGAGGCTTCTGTGTATGTTCGTGGTATGGGTACTACAGGAAATAATGCGGCTCTTATCGTAATTGACGGTGTTGCTAATAGAGATGGTATTTCTAGGATAGACCCTAACGACATTGAGTCTATGACTGTGCTAAAAGATGCTTCTGCTGCTATCTATGGTGCTCAAGCTGCAAATGGTGTAATTTTGATTACAACCAAAAGAGGTAAAACTGGCAAACCAAGTATTAAATATAGTTTTAACCAAGGATTTGTAAGCCCAACCAGAAAAATGGAGTTGGCAGATGCAGCACTTTATACAAAGAGTGTAAATGCTTGGAGCGTTCAACAAGGTCAAGGTGAGATTTATACAGATGAGCAAATTGCAGCTTACGAAAGTGGTGCTGAACCAAGTACCGACTGGTTAGATGAAGTTTATAAAAACCACTCGTTACAAAACAGACATAGTTTAACAGTAAGTGGTGGTACTGATGTTGTTACTTACTTCCTTTCTGCTGGTACTACTTTCCAAAATGGATTGGTTACTGACGATGACATTACTGAGTATAGACAGTATAACATTCGTTCAAATGTTGATATTAATTTATCTAAAAGATTAAACATTGGATTTGATCTAGCTGGAAGACGAGAAGATAGAAATTGGTTACAATATGAAGATGCTACAATCTACGGAAGTACAATTAGATCTGCTCCGATTATTCCTGCTACTATAGATGGCTTACCAGCAAGAGGTAGAGAGAATCAAAACCCATTAGCTATAGCACAAGGTCCAGGTTATTTAGCTCAAGACAGAGATGTATTTAATGGTACATTTAAAGCAGAATATGATATCCCCGGTGTAGAAGGTCTTTCAGTTGACGGTTTTGCCGCTATTGATATTTTCACAGGACAAAGAAAACATTTCTTCCAACAGTATTCATTTTATGATGATCTAGATGGTGATGGTATTCCTGAAGAACAAAAAGGAGGTCCTTCTCAAAGTGATACATATTTAAGACAAGATGATCAAAATAGCCAATCTATTACTCTTCATGCTAAGATTAAATATGAACGTCAGTTTGGAGATCATAACATTGCTGCTTTTATGGCATACGAGCAGAATAAAGTTCAAGCAGACACCTTCTGGGTACAAAGAAGAGGCTTTGAATCAGATCAAATTGATCAAATCTTTGCAGGGAGTGCAGATACTGATAATCATTCTAATTATGGATGGGCTGCGCAAAGTGCTAGACAAAACTACTTTGGTCGTGTAGCATATACATTAAAAGACAGATATATGTTCCAATTCCACTTTAGATATGATGGATCTGATATTTTCCCAAGTGGAGAGAGATTTGGATTCTTTCCTGGAGTATCTGCAGGTTGGAGAATTTCTGAAGAATCATTTTTTAATGTACCTGTCATAAGTAGCTTAAAGTTAAGAGGTTCTTGGGGTAAATTAGGTAATGATAGAGTTGGTCGTTTTCAATACCTAAACTTATTTAGTTATGGAGCAGCAAATGGTGGTTATGTATTCGATGGAGCAAACGTAAATGTATTGATTCCTGGTGTGGCTCCAAACCCAGCTATTACATGGGAGACTAAAAACACGACTAACTTTGGATTGGATGCAGGTTTCTTTGAAGATAGATTAAGTTTTGTATTAGATGTATTCTTTGAAAATAGAAAAAGTATCTTAACTGCAAGGAATGTAACTGTACCTAATTATACAGGTTTAATATTACCTGACGAAAACATAGGTGAAGTTGAGAATAAAGGTTTTGATGCTCAATTAACTTATAGAAATAAGATTGGTCCAGTTAATTTTAACATAGGTTCAAATATTACTTATGCAAGAAACAAAATCATCTTTATGGATGAGGCAGGTCTTTATCCAGAAGATTATCAATCTAGAGAAGGGCACCCAATTGGTTCATCTTTAGTATATGATTATATAGGAATCTATCGTACGCAAGAAGATTTAGATACCTACCCAGGTTTAGAAGGTACAAGACTTGGAGATCCAATCTTTAGAGATGTAAACGGAGATGGAATATTAAATACAAGTGATAGAATTAGAGAAGAACGTACAAATATTCCACAGTTGCAATATGGTTTTAATCTTGGTCTACAATATAAAGGATTCGATTTTTCCGCATTGTTTCAAGGTCAAGCTAGAGTATCTCAATACTTAAGATATACCTTTAACAATGGTAATAATGCATTGGCTTACTTCTTAGAAAATGCTTGGACAGAAGATAACCCTAATGCTTCATTACCAGCTTTTAACAGAGGTACAACTAATGATAGATTAAATAACCTTTGGTTAAGAGATGTTTCTTTCCTTCGTCTTAAAAACATAGAGCTTGGTTACTCATTGCCAACTTCTTTAGTAACTAAAATAGGTTTCCAAAATGTAAGAGTATATGTAAACGGATATAACCTATTAACTTTTGATGGCCTGAAGAAAGATGGGTTAACAGACCCTGAAAGTGTAAACATAGAAGGATGGCAGTTCCCTCATACAAAAAGTGTAAATTTTGGGTTTAACCTAACATTTTAA
- a CDS encoding FecR family protein, whose product MQYKDYNLEDFLGDEFFVNWVINPDEGSTDFWEGWLKQNPDKLVVVTQAKEVIKSTSYKENYIPDESVYFDVLENIYKGKKSKLQQAEQKTKYSFYKYAAAIAFILLVGGIWIVNYSNSIEAKEVVASLEFIKKEVPIGKKLSLKMPDGTSIKLNSQSTITYTNQYNQQKREVFLEGEAFFDVTPNPEKPFIIHTGTVTTTVLGTSFNINAYPDKQLIKVAVAEGKVSVENKQSETGTDLYTENVLYPNEMAIYDLGKQKVVKEKVNIEDEISWKDEIIIFRNAKFDAIVDKLEKWYDVKFEIQEGLEIKGEFSGRFDRSSLETVLEGLSFSSNICYKIDEKIIKIINCKK is encoded by the coding sequence ATGCAATATAAAGACTACAATTTAGAAGATTTTTTGGGTGATGAGTTTTTTGTAAATTGGGTGATAAATCCAGATGAAGGATCTACCGATTTTTGGGAAGGATGGCTCAAGCAAAATCCAGATAAATTAGTAGTTGTAACTCAGGCAAAGGAAGTTATTAAATCAACATCGTATAAAGAAAATTACATTCCAGATGAGTCGGTTTACTTCGATGTACTTGAGAATATTTACAAAGGCAAAAAGAGTAAACTGCAACAAGCAGAACAAAAGACCAAGTACTCATTTTATAAATATGCAGCAGCTATTGCTTTTATACTTTTAGTAGGTGGAATATGGATTGTTAATTATTCAAATTCCATAGAAGCAAAAGAGGTAGTAGCTAGCTTAGAATTTATAAAAAAAGAAGTTCCGATAGGTAAGAAGCTTTCGTTAAAAATGCCTGATGGAACGAGTATTAAACTGAACTCACAATCAACAATTACCTATACCAACCAGTACAACCAGCAAAAGAGAGAGGTCTTTTTGGAAGGTGAAGCATTTTTTGATGTAACTCCAAATCCAGAGAAACCATTTATTATTCACACAGGAACCGTAACCACAACCGTATTAGGCACCTCTTTCAACATAAATGCCTACCCAGATAAACAACTTATTAAAGTAGCAGTAGCAGAAGGTAAAGTTTCTGTAGAAAACAAACAGTCAGAAACAGGTACAGACTTATATACTGAGAATGTATTGTATCCTAATGAAATGGCGATCTATGATTTAGGAAAACAAAAAGTAGTAAAAGAAAAAGTAAATATAGAAGATGAGATTTCTTGGAAAGACGAGATCATCATATTTAGAAATGCCAAGTTCGATGCTATTGTAGACAAACTTGAAAAATGGTATGATGTAAAATTTGAAATACAAGAAGGGCTCGAAATTAAAGGTGAGTTTAGTGGTAGGTTTGATAGAAGTAGTTTGGAAACCGTATTAGAAGGCCTGAGTTTCTCATCCAATATTTGCTATAAGATTGATGAAAAAATTATAAAAATAATAAACTGTAAAAAATAG